One segment of Anatilimnocola aggregata DNA contains the following:
- a CDS encoding ThuA domain-containing protein: protein MPAVIIMDQMIIRCLLSLTLFFGVLGAARAQSPKPVRVLVWDDQQPEQAKAYENFLGNALADHLGKRPGIRALSVNLNSPEQGLDSATLDATDVIVWWGHRKHGEIKNERVEAVVQRVLDGKLGFIALHSAHFAEPFMRLMYERAKKDAPKQIPEAERATAKFDFSAPLKRNLVNRDAKLTPSLEKVDGVWRLTPPACVFPAWRADGAPSHVTTLLPDHPIAKGLPVKWNIPQTEMYDEPFHVPTPDAVIFEERWDKGEKFRSGCVWQVKQGRVFYFRPGHETYPVYRQAENLTVIENAVRWVAP, encoded by the coding sequence ATGCCTGCGGTAATCATCATGGACCAAATGATCATTCGATGTCTGTTATCCCTGACGCTGTTTTTTGGAGTGCTGGGAGCCGCTCGGGCTCAATCGCCCAAGCCGGTTCGGGTGCTCGTGTGGGATGACCAACAGCCCGAACAAGCCAAAGCCTATGAGAATTTTCTCGGTAACGCGCTGGCCGATCACCTGGGCAAACGCCCCGGCATCCGGGCGTTATCGGTGAATCTCAATTCGCCCGAACAAGGACTCGATTCCGCCACGCTCGATGCAACGGATGTCATCGTGTGGTGGGGTCACCGCAAGCATGGCGAGATTAAGAACGAACGGGTCGAGGCGGTCGTGCAACGCGTGCTCGACGGCAAACTCGGCTTCATCGCACTACACTCGGCCCACTTTGCCGAGCCGTTCATGCGATTGATGTACGAACGAGCCAAGAAGGACGCACCCAAGCAGATTCCCGAGGCGGAACGCGCAACCGCTAAGTTTGACTTCTCCGCGCCGCTCAAGCGCAACCTGGTCAATCGCGATGCCAAGCTGACCCCCTCGCTGGAAAAAGTCGATGGCGTGTGGCGACTAACCCCGCCCGCTTGCGTTTTTCCCGCCTGGCGCGCAGATGGCGCGCCGAGTCACGTCACGACACTGTTGCCGGACCACCCGATCGCCAAGGGGCTGCCGGTGAAGTGGAACATTCCGCAAACGGAAATGTACGACGAGCCGTTTCACGTTCCCACGCCGGATGCTGTGATATTCGAGGAACGGTGGGATAAGGGAGAGAAGTTTCGCAGCGGTTGCGTTTGGCAGGTCAAGCAAGGTCGAGTCTTCTACTTTCGGCCCGGACACGAGACTTATCCGGTCTACCGGCAAGCGGAGAATCTGACCGTCATTGAAAACGCCGTCCGGTGGGTTGCGCCCTAG
- a CDS encoding sulfatase family protein, with amino-acid sequence MPDRPIYLAVFLLVSACSALAYATDRPNIVIVMADDMGWRDTNYAGSPHAKTPHLDAMAAAGLRFDYFYPGGQMCSPGRFAAMTGRTPIRTGLHHLGAIRPQEFTLPQALKTVGYKTAQFGKWHLGGNETSPAKMGFDEATWAINYFDLGAKLQIGDTKEFVALDGDTSVATMDLALKYIRKQAAEQVPFFTYVCFGSPHRPHQASEEFKAIYKDLPAKQQDFYGEISGLDAAVGNLRAELHKLKIADNTLVWFTSDNGGITPLSQDPAGKGKMNVGVRTVSVLEWPAKIKQPRITEVPCAHMDIYPTLLAINDIERPNQPVLDGLNLVPLFDGKMTARDKPLGFLLWNGSGKFDNVDFETELQGVWIDGKYKLIVPPSKVAETEPKAGRKKNGKRANQPQEVQLFDIFADPAHKTNLADQHPEIVTSMRAALVAWQKSVRSSFDGNDFSKK; translated from the coding sequence ATGCCTGACCGACCGATTTACTTGGCGGTGTTTCTGCTCGTTTCGGCCTGTTCAGCGCTTGCGTACGCTACCGATCGGCCGAACATCGTGATCGTGATGGCCGACGACATGGGGTGGCGCGATACCAACTACGCGGGCAGTCCACACGCGAAAACGCCGCACTTGGACGCGATGGCAGCAGCAGGATTGCGTTTCGATTACTTCTATCCCGGCGGCCAGATGTGTTCGCCAGGTCGTTTTGCCGCGATGACTGGCCGCACGCCAATTCGCACTGGTTTACATCACCTAGGCGCCATTCGCCCCCAGGAATTCACGCTGCCTCAAGCGCTCAAGACGGTCGGGTACAAAACCGCGCAATTCGGCAAATGGCATTTGGGAGGGAATGAAACCAGTCCGGCCAAGATGGGTTTTGACGAAGCGACTTGGGCGATCAACTACTTTGATCTCGGCGCGAAGCTACAGATCGGCGATACGAAGGAATTCGTCGCGCTGGACGGCGACACCTCCGTCGCCACGATGGACCTGGCGCTGAAGTACATTCGAAAACAGGCAGCAGAGCAGGTACCGTTCTTCACATATGTCTGCTTTGGTTCGCCGCACCGTCCACACCAGGCCAGCGAAGAATTCAAAGCGATCTATAAGGACTTGCCCGCCAAGCAACAGGATTTTTACGGCGAGATCTCCGGCCTCGATGCGGCAGTCGGCAACTTGCGGGCGGAATTGCATAAGCTGAAGATCGCCGACAACACCCTCGTTTGGTTCACCAGCGACAACGGCGGCATTACGCCTCTCTCACAAGATCCAGCTGGCAAGGGAAAGATGAACGTCGGCGTGCGGACGGTTTCAGTCCTCGAATGGCCCGCGAAGATCAAGCAGCCCCGCATCACCGAAGTGCCATGTGCTCATATGGACATTTATCCCACGCTCCTCGCGATCAACGACATCGAACGGCCAAACCAGCCGGTGTTGGATGGCCTGAACCTGGTGCCATTGTTCGATGGCAAGATGACCGCCCGCGACAAGCCGCTGGGCTTCTTACTTTGGAACGGTTCCGGGAAATTCGACAACGTCGATTTTGAAACTGAGTTGCAAGGCGTCTGGATTGACGGGAAGTACAAATTGATCGTGCCGCCGAGCAAAGTTGCTGAGACGGAACCTAAGGCGGGCAGGAAGAAAAATGGCAAGCGGGCAAATCAACCACAGGAAGTGCAGTTGTTCGATATATTTGCCGATCCTGCGCACAAGACGAACCTCGCCGACCAACATCCCGAGATCGTCACGAGCATGCGCGCAGCGCTCGTCGCCTGGCAGAAGTCGGTGCGGTCGAGCTTCGATGGAAACGATTTCTCGAAGAAGTGA
- a CDS encoding sulfatase-like hydrolase/transferase: MNQYLCMIVVALIAIAGSGGASAAETKRPNILLLLSDDHSYPYLSTYGSPNVKTPILDQLAAEGMKFHRFFTGAPQCVPSRATLMTGRSAVVARMTRFSSPLPRDEVTLPELLREKGGYFTGVCGRNFHLDGSARTGAAVAQVFETHNLKTFKDRVDFLNTCSDADVAAKFTEFLNQKPADKPFFLWANFSDPHHVWNAPARFRPDPATLVLPDHWPDLPGLREELADYFAEINRLDETVAGVLDVLKTRGEMDNTIIVFCGDNGAALPHGKGSLYDPGSNVPFFVRWPGAVKAGGESRALISAEDLAPTLLAAAGVARNAVNPF, from the coding sequence ATGAACCAGTACCTTTGTATGATCGTCGTGGCCCTGATCGCGATTGCTGGTAGCGGCGGTGCGTCTGCAGCGGAGACGAAGCGCCCTAACATCCTGCTGCTGTTGAGCGACGATCACAGCTATCCCTACTTGAGTACCTATGGCAGTCCGAATGTCAAAACGCCGATACTCGATCAACTGGCTGCAGAGGGGATGAAGTTCCATCGGTTTTTTACCGGCGCGCCGCAATGCGTTCCCTCGCGGGCGACCCTGATGACGGGCCGATCGGCAGTCGTCGCCCGCATGACACGGTTCTCGTCACCCTTGCCTCGGGACGAAGTCACGCTGCCCGAGTTACTGCGTGAGAAGGGTGGTTATTTCACGGGTGTCTGCGGCCGTAATTTTCATCTGGATGGCTCGGCTCGCACCGGCGCGGCGGTAGCCCAAGTTTTTGAAACGCACAACCTGAAGACATTCAAAGACCGGGTTGATTTTCTGAACACGTGCAGCGACGCGGACGTGGCCGCCAAGTTCACCGAGTTTCTGAATCAGAAACCTGCGGACAAGCCGTTTTTCCTCTGGGCGAATTTCAGCGATCCACATCACGTTTGGAATGCCCCAGCCAGGTTCCGTCCCGATCCGGCCACCCTCGTACTGCCTGACCATTGGCCTGATTTGCCGGGACTTCGTGAGGAGCTGGCGGATTATTTCGCTGAGATCAACCGCTTGGACGAGACAGTCGCGGGAGTGCTCGACGTCCTGAAAACGCGTGGGGAGATGGACAACACGATCATTGTTTTCTGCGGCGACAATGGCGCCGCTCTGCCGCATGGCAAGGGCTCGCTGTATGACCCGGGCTCCAACGTCCCATTTTTCGTACGGTGGCCCGGCGCGGTGAAAGCGGGCGGTGAGTCTCGCGCGTTAATCAGTGCCGAAGACCTTGCGCCCACCTTGCTCGCTGCCGCTGGGGTGGCACGCAACGCCGTGAACCCTTTTTAG
- a CDS encoding transposase codes for MSHQDPSRSQQGRSQVVVAEFQADQLKQSLERLLGEGDWGAIRFRDDCTWGPRQLAATALLWAWSDELTLGDRFFAARRLAQFLFAPQQEFASSVQAFMKLLLRWTVLLVGVLQVTFRRQMQRALPTLWRVHGLVLFGIDGSRVDVPRSKSHEAAHAPVRDGKGRKLKRNRRQKPRTAIHSRKASVPQMWLTLLFHVGTGLPWSWRIGPTGSSEREHWLAMLDELPSNALITADAGFVGYDCLRAVVNSGRHFLVRVGSNVRLLYKLGFSREVVGTVYLWPDRAARRSQPPLVLRLVVATGGKYPVYLLTSVGEEELSRGQVLDVYRRRWGVELFFRHLKQTYQRRKLRSTNAAHARLELEWSLLGLWSMALDAQVQATRVQLDPTQLSLAGVWRTYRRLMRDYRHPLARQQSLPHQLPQAVRDTYERANKSSRNYPRKKRPDPPAGSPEFLLATKSQIHRARYLTTAA; via the coding sequence ATGTCGCATCAAGACCCTAGTCGAAGTCAGCAAGGTCGAAGTCAGGTTGTCGTTGCCGAGTTCCAAGCGGATCAGCTCAAGCAGTCACTGGAGCGATTGCTCGGCGAGGGGGACTGGGGTGCGATTCGGTTTCGTGACGACTGCACGTGGGGCCCACGGCAATTGGCGGCCACGGCGTTGCTCTGGGCTTGGTCGGATGAACTCACGCTGGGGGACCGCTTCTTTGCTGCCCGCAGATTAGCTCAATTTCTGTTTGCGCCGCAACAGGAGTTTGCCAGTTCGGTGCAAGCCTTCATGAAGTTGCTGCTGCGTTGGACGGTGCTGCTGGTCGGCGTATTGCAGGTGACGTTTCGACGGCAGATGCAGCGTGCATTACCCACCCTTTGGCGAGTTCATGGCCTGGTCCTCTTCGGCATTGATGGCAGCCGAGTCGACGTGCCGCGAAGCAAGTCACACGAGGCGGCACATGCTCCGGTTCGCGATGGTAAGGGACGAAAACTCAAACGCAATCGTCGCCAGAAACCGCGCACCGCGATTCACTCGCGCAAGGCAAGCGTCCCGCAAATGTGGTTGACCCTGCTGTTTCACGTCGGCACAGGACTGCCTTGGTCGTGGCGAATCGGTCCGACCGGCAGTAGCGAGCGCGAGCATTGGTTGGCGATGCTCGACGAACTTCCGAGCAATGCCCTGATCACCGCCGATGCTGGCTTCGTGGGTTACGATTGTCTGCGCGCCGTTGTTAACAGTGGTCGCCATTTCCTGGTGCGAGTCGGTTCGAATGTGCGTCTGCTGTACAAGCTGGGCTTCTCCCGCGAAGTCGTTGGCACGGTGTATCTCTGGCCCGATCGTGCTGCCCGTCGCAGTCAGCCGCCGCTCGTGTTACGCCTCGTCGTGGCCACTGGTGGAAAGTATCCGGTCTACTTGCTCACCAGCGTCGGAGAAGAAGAATTATCGCGCGGACAAGTCCTCGACGTTTACCGTCGTCGCTGGGGCGTGGAACTCTTCTTTCGCCACTTGAAGCAAACGTATCAGCGCCGCAAACTTCGCAGCACCAATGCCGCGCATGCGCGTTTGGAGTTGGAGTGGTCGCTGCTGGGACTATGGAGCATGGCGCTCGATGCTCAGGTCCAAGCGACGCGCGTACAACTAGATCCTACTCAACTCAGCCTAGCGGGCGTCTGGCGCACGTATCGGCGGCTGATGCGCGACTATCGACATCCGCTGGCTCGGCAACAATCGCTCCCCCACCAACTCCCTCAAGCAGTGCGCGACACCTACGAGCGAGCCAACAAATCCAGCCGCAACTATCCTCGCAAAAAACGTCCCGACCCGCCCGCTGGCTCTCCCGAGTTCCTACTCGCTACCAAGTCCCAAATCCATCGCGCCCGCTACCTCACGACCGCTGCCTAA
- a CDS encoding HTTM domain-containing protein — protein MNTLVVATGDWFSGVWAAWNRFWFQPQQPHTLAVVRICAGAMLLYTHLVWLINQQMFLGRDSWINGPTAELLNTSVDGRNFAWSYLYYVDSPILLGLLNLAAVIVFLMLTIGFYTRVVSVLAFIITLSYCHRLTGSLFGLDQVNAMFATYLMLGPSGAVYSVDRWLAERRGTATPVVPSAGTTIAIRLLQLHMCVIYLFGGIGKARGELWWDGSACWYAIANLEYQSFDLTWLVQYRWFIALLTHITVFWEVFYCFLVWPKLTRPICLALAVGVHGGIALFLGMPTFGLAMIIGNLAFVYPETVAAVVSLKWLRRSPESFDEVPVVRLKKSGEERDERRETRDGGNARILAGRRAT, from the coding sequence ATGAACACGCTTGTGGTTGCGACGGGTGATTGGTTCAGCGGAGTATGGGCTGCTTGGAATCGCTTTTGGTTCCAGCCGCAACAGCCTCATACGCTGGCTGTGGTGCGGATTTGCGCCGGCGCAATGCTGCTGTACACGCACCTGGTTTGGCTAATCAACCAGCAGATGTTTTTGGGCCGCGATAGTTGGATCAACGGTCCCACCGCCGAACTGCTGAATACGTCGGTCGATGGCCGCAACTTTGCCTGGAGCTATTTGTACTATGTCGATTCGCCGATCCTGCTCGGGCTGTTGAACCTGGCCGCGGTGATCGTGTTTCTGATGCTCACCATCGGATTCTACACGCGCGTCGTGTCGGTCCTGGCGTTCATTATCACGCTTTCGTATTGCCATCGCTTGACCGGCAGCCTGTTTGGGCTCGACCAGGTCAACGCGATGTTCGCGACCTACTTAATGCTTGGTCCCAGCGGTGCGGTTTACTCCGTCGATCGCTGGCTGGCCGAACGCCGCGGCACGGCAACGCCGGTTGTTCCTTCGGCAGGCACAACCATTGCCATTCGCCTGCTGCAATTGCACATGTGCGTGATCTATCTGTTCGGCGGCATCGGCAAAGCCCGCGGCGAACTCTGGTGGGACGGCAGTGCCTGCTGGTATGCCATCGCCAATTTAGAATATCAATCGTTCGACCTGACATGGCTCGTGCAGTATCGCTGGTTCATCGCGCTCCTCACGCACATCACCGTCTTTTGGGAAGTCTTTTACTGCTTCCTGGTCTGGCCCAAACTGACGCGACCCATCTGCCTCGCCCTGGCCGTGGGCGTGCATGGCGGTATCGCCCTGTTCCTCGGCATGCCCACCTTTGGGCTGGCGATGATCATCGGCAACCTCGCCTTCGTCTATCCCGAAACGGTGGCAGCTGTCGTCAGCTTGAAGTGGCTGCGCCGGTCACCCGAGTCTTTCGATGAAGTGCCGGTGGTTAGGTTGAAGAAGAGTGGGGAGGAGCGGGACGAGAGGCGAGAGACGAGAGACGGGGGAAATGCCCGAATTCTGGCTGGCCGCAGAGCGACGTAA
- a CDS encoding SEC-C metal-binding domain-containing protein, which translates to MRASIERVKAALLHPELDVRNSALEYCANHWSHDESIMPIVISAYEQYGPKAFVVTHEWAKLPQNTETMNWLLQNVDKYASQLSDEVYFGRFELAAVKAVVRTIAPGMEANFAVADELPVTLRADVQRILELRSSYSQQTTAELLATTVNLCKLAATGDFSQEQWQQIECLVHEQARRPAEFAPRALAILAGQPAEGLEVSPAEDSEFDHNIVLQTMMAELAGELRLEETVPYLVEMLDSFDDGLVEAALAALKKIGTDDVARRVTAKYRESSSSRLLVIGVLESSPSELAPAALLELYSTEKDLDMRCFLLSGALQQFASEAMEPARQLLLAAQRTPETLEVHEALVVASIVLEQPFPELAEWQADMANHREYRKQYYREQPQFGSSIPGLLLDSPQSAEFGEADWHFNRSDLDVLVQPERVTAGTIHRGERVGRNDPCHCGSGKKYKKCCLRADQDVAFQM; encoded by the coding sequence ATGCGAGCTTCGATCGAACGAGTGAAAGCGGCACTTTTGCATCCTGAACTTGATGTGCGCAACTCCGCGCTTGAGTACTGCGCCAACCATTGGAGCCACGATGAATCGATCATGCCCATCGTGATCTCGGCGTACGAGCAATATGGACCCAAGGCTTTTGTGGTGACGCATGAATGGGCCAAATTGCCGCAAAACACGGAGACCATGAACTGGCTGTTACAGAACGTCGACAAGTATGCTTCTCAGCTCTCAGACGAAGTTTATTTTGGCAGATTCGAACTGGCGGCAGTCAAAGCCGTGGTTCGCACAATCGCGCCCGGGATGGAGGCGAACTTCGCGGTTGCCGACGAGCTGCCGGTGACTCTTCGGGCAGATGTGCAGCGAATTTTAGAGTTGCGCTCTTCGTACAGCCAGCAAACCACCGCAGAGTTGCTCGCAACAACAGTGAACCTTTGCAAGCTGGCCGCCACGGGCGACTTTTCGCAGGAGCAATGGCAGCAGATCGAGTGTCTCGTGCACGAACAGGCTCGTCGTCCGGCTGAGTTCGCCCCGCGCGCATTAGCGATCCTCGCCGGTCAGCCTGCCGAGGGTCTGGAAGTTAGCCCCGCGGAAGACTCTGAATTCGACCACAACATCGTTCTGCAAACGATGATGGCCGAGTTGGCTGGCGAGCTGCGACTCGAAGAGACAGTCCCTTATCTCGTGGAGATGCTCGATTCGTTCGACGATGGCCTCGTGGAGGCGGCCCTGGCCGCCTTGAAAAAGATCGGCACCGACGATGTCGCGCGACGCGTCACGGCCAAGTATCGCGAAAGTTCAAGTTCTCGCCTGCTCGTCATCGGAGTGTTGGAGAGCAGCCCTTCCGAGCTAGCGCCGGCCGCGCTGTTGGAACTTTATTCGACGGAGAAAGATCTCGACATGCGCTGCTTCCTGCTTAGCGGCGCATTGCAGCAGTTTGCTAGTGAAGCGATGGAACCCGCGCGGCAACTTCTGCTCGCCGCCCAAAGAACCCCGGAAACATTGGAGGTTCACGAAGCCCTAGTCGTGGCGAGCATTGTGCTTGAGCAACCGTTTCCCGAATTGGCCGAGTGGCAGGCCGACATGGCAAACCATCGGGAATATCGCAAGCAGTACTATCGCGAACAGCCCCAGTTTGGCTCCAGCATTCCGGGGCTTCTGCTGGACAGCCCGCAGTCGGCAGAGTTCGGTGAAGCTGACTGGCATTTCAATCGGTCCGATCTCGACGTCCTGGTTCAGCCCGAGCGAGTAACCGCGGGAACCATTCACCGCGGCGAACGGGTGGGCCGCAACGATCCCTGTCATTGCGGCTCGGGCAAGAAGTATAAGAAGTGCTGTTTGCGGGCCGATCAGGATGTGGCCTTCCAGATGTAG
- a CDS encoding phytoene desaturase family protein: MGATTITENAVNQARQRTEIAVVGGGLAGLLAAVKLARAGKQVVLLEQAKGLGGRAATTVKGDVRFNLGPRALYLHGAAHRLLTELEIPFTGAVPNTGKGMGYYGGREYLLPRNMSQILSTSLLSWREKWQLFRFFQQIHSFDLEPLQRTSIHEWVTTRYGTGALANLFFGLFRLSTYAADLELISAGATLAQFRIGLTGNVWYIDGGWQSIVDRLRDRAVGLGVQIHTGAHVHAVRSTAAGVLVQATHQPDLHAAAAILAVSPQVASLLLALPEPHELVRWSVDSRPVHAACLDIALSRLTRPEHRFGLGLDEPTYASVHSAAAKFAPPGVAVIHVMKYLQSNQEQSARDNEQQLEGVLDRLQPGWRTHVLTRRYLPSMAVTHALPLAAQGGLTGRPNVAVANRPGVFLAGDWVGQHGQLADAAAASAATAAALILGSATATSAMRELEYA; this comes from the coding sequence ATGGGCGCAACTACGATTACTGAAAATGCGGTGAACCAAGCGCGTCAACGAACCGAGATCGCCGTAGTGGGGGGCGGACTGGCCGGCTTGCTCGCAGCCGTCAAGCTGGCGCGCGCTGGCAAACAGGTGGTCTTGCTCGAGCAGGCGAAGGGACTCGGCGGTCGTGCGGCGACGACGGTGAAAGGCGACGTTCGCTTTAACCTGGGCCCCCGAGCGCTCTATTTGCACGGGGCCGCTCATCGGCTTCTCACGGAACTGGAGATTCCGTTCACCGGTGCCGTTCCCAACACCGGCAAAGGTATGGGCTACTACGGCGGCCGCGAGTATCTGCTGCCGCGGAATATGTCGCAGATACTCTCCACTTCGCTCCTCTCGTGGCGCGAGAAATGGCAGCTGTTTCGCTTCTTTCAGCAGATTCACTCGTTCGATCTGGAGCCACTCCAGCGGACCAGCATTCACGAGTGGGTAACGACCCGTTATGGGACCGGCGCGCTGGCCAATCTATTCTTCGGCCTCTTTCGTCTGTCGACCTACGCTGCCGATCTGGAACTTATTTCCGCAGGGGCGACTCTTGCACAGTTTCGCATCGGGCTGACGGGCAACGTCTGGTATATCGACGGCGGCTGGCAATCGATTGTCGATCGCTTGCGCGATCGAGCTGTTGGTCTAGGCGTGCAAATTCACACCGGCGCGCATGTCCACGCCGTTCGCAGCACTGCTGCAGGCGTGCTGGTGCAGGCGACGCATCAGCCCGACCTCCACGCTGCTGCGGCGATTCTCGCGGTCAGTCCGCAAGTGGCCAGTCTACTCCTGGCGTTGCCCGAGCCTCACGAACTAGTTCGCTGGTCTGTCGACTCAAGGCCCGTGCACGCCGCTTGTCTCGATATCGCCCTCAGCCGGCTCACGCGCCCCGAGCATCGGTTTGGTCTTGGCCTCGATGAACCGACGTATGCTTCGGTTCACTCAGCGGCGGCGAAGTTTGCCCCGCCGGGAGTCGCAGTGATCCACGTCATGAAGTACCTTCAATCGAATCAGGAGCAATCGGCGCGAGATAACGAACAGCAACTCGAAGGAGTGCTCGATCGTTTGCAGCCCGGCTGGCGCACGCATGTGCTCACGCGGCGTTATTTGCCTTCGATGGCGGTGACCCATGCGTTGCCTTTGGCCGCACAGGGTGGCCTAACGGGGCGACCGAACGTCGCGGTGGCGAATCGTCCGGGAGTGTTTCTGGCCGGTGATTGGGTCGGGCAACATGGTCAACTCGCCGACGCTGCAGCTGCCAGTGCAGCCACAGCGGCCGCATTGATCCTTGGGTCGGCCACTGCAACATCCGCAATGCGAGAACTCGAATATGCCTGA
- the sigJ gene encoding RNA polymerase sigma-70 factor, with protein MPDAMTAALADFETHRPDLTRLAYRILGSRADADDVLQEAYLRWSNADVSAVRTPRAFLSTIVTRLSIDRRREIDARKETYIGPWLPEPVVESEVNRQSTDLAESVSLALMHVLETLSPVERAAYLLRKIFDYDYAEIAETLEKSETNCRQLVSRAEAHVHAERPRFTASREATRRMSERFLAACATGELTGIVQLLSDDIVIFSDGGGKATAAVRPVVGVNHVSRFLQGISRKAHANASYRHVLVNGEPGIAVFHDAALVNIIGFDLVDEQIRRIYFIRNPDKLARAQAELLSQ; from the coding sequence ATGCCTGACGCCATGACTGCCGCGCTCGCCGATTTCGAAACGCATCGGCCCGACCTCACTCGGCTCGCATATCGCATTCTCGGTTCCCGCGCCGATGCTGACGACGTACTGCAAGAGGCCTATCTTCGTTGGTCCAATGCAGACGTGAGCGCAGTTCGCACGCCGCGGGCGTTCCTCTCCACCATCGTCACTCGCTTAAGCATCGACCGCCGCCGCGAGATCGATGCTCGCAAAGAAACGTACATCGGCCCTTGGCTGCCGGAACCTGTCGTCGAGTCGGAAGTGAACCGTCAATCCACTGACCTGGCGGAATCGGTTTCGCTCGCGCTAATGCATGTTCTCGAAACGCTGTCCCCCGTCGAGCGCGCCGCCTACTTGCTGCGCAAAATCTTCGACTACGACTATGCGGAAATCGCCGAGACTCTCGAGAAGAGCGAAACCAACTGCCGCCAACTTGTCAGCCGGGCCGAAGCACACGTGCATGCCGAGCGGCCAAGGTTCACTGCCTCGCGCGAAGCAACTCGCCGCATGAGCGAGCGCTTCTTAGCAGCCTGCGCAACGGGCGAACTTACCGGCATTGTGCAGCTCTTGTCCGATGATATCGTCATCTTCTCTGATGGCGGCGGCAAAGCAACTGCCGCGGTTCGCCCGGTGGTTGGGGTCAATCACGTCTCGCGCTTTTTGCAAGGTATCAGCCGCAAAGCCCACGCCAATGCCAGCTATCGGCACGTGCTCGTGAACGGCGAACCGGGCATTGCCGTCTTTCACGATGCTGCGCTCGTCAACATCATCGGTTTCGACCTGGTCGACGAGCAGATCCGCCGCATCTATTTCATTCGCAACCCCGACAAGCTCGCGCGGGCTCAGGCGGAACTCCTTTCCCAGTGA
- a CDS encoding glutaredoxin family protein yields MSDHQVTIYTRAHCHLCDEAKELLERYGLQLALVDIDADAQLRQRYTTCVPVVIIDGKERFRGRVNEILLRRLLTSSQTPAE; encoded by the coding sequence ATGAGCGATCACCAGGTCACCATTTACACCCGCGCCCATTGCCACCTGTGCGACGAGGCGAAAGAACTGCTCGAGCGATACGGACTGCAGCTGGCGCTCGTCGACATCGATGCCGACGCGCAATTGCGGCAGCGATATACCACGTGCGTGCCGGTCGTCATTATCGACGGCAAAGAGCGCTTCCGTGGTCGGGTGAACGAGATTCTGCTCCGCCGCTTGCTGACGAGTTCGCAGACGCCGGCAGAATAG